Part of the Kitasatospora sp. NBC_00374 genome is shown below.
ACGAGAGGGTGCCGCACGCCCGGCCCCAGTCCTCGGCGGTCGGCTCACCGTGCTCCCCGGTGCCGAACAGCAGCACCTCCTCGCCGACCGGCGGGGTGTCGCCGCCGAGGTCGACGACGAACTGGTCCATCGCGACCCGGCCCGCGACCGTCCGCCACTTGCCGCCGATCAGCATCGGCCCGGTGCCGCTGGCGTGGCGCGGGATCCCGTCCGCGTAGCCGACCGGCACCAGGCCCAGGGTGGTCGGGCCGGGCGTCGTGTAGTGGTGGCCGTAGCTGACCCCGTGCCCGCCGGGGACGGTCTTCACCAGCGCCAGCCTGGCGGTCAGCGACATCACCGGACGCAGCCCGAAGTCGGCGGGGTTGCCCACCTCGGGCACCGGCGACAGCCCGTACATCGCCAGGCCCGTGCGGACCAGGTCGTAGTGCGACTGCGGCAGCAGCAGGGTGGCCGGCGAGTTGGCGAGGTGCCGCACCTCGGGGCGCACGCCCGCCCGCTCGGCGTGGGCCAGCGCGGCCTCGAAGGAGTCCAGCTGGGCCTGGATCGAGGGGTGGCCGGGCTCGTCGGCGGCCGCGAGGTGCGACCACAGGCCCACCACCTCGATCAGGCCCTCGGCCTGCGCCCGCAACGCGGCGGCCACCAGGTCGGGCCAGTCGTGCGGCTGGCAGCCGTTGCGGCCCAGGCCGGTGTCGGCCTTCAGATGCACCCGGCCCGGCACACCGCACGCACGGACGGCGGCCAGCAGCTCGTCCAGCGCCCACCGCCCGCTGACCGAGACGTCGATCTGCGCGCGCAGCGCCTGCTGCCAGGGGCCGCCCGGTGTCCACAGCCAGCACAGGACGCGGGCCTGCTCCGGGCCGATCCCGGCCGCGCGCAGGGCCAGCGCCTCCTCCGGCATCGCCGTCCCGAGCCAGCCGACGCCGGCCGCGACCGCCTCCCGGGCACACCGCACCGCACCGTGGCCGTAGGCGTCCGCCTTGACCACGGCCATCAGCGCAGGGCCGTCGGTACGGGCGCGCAGCGCGTCCAGGTTGCCCCGCAGGGCGCCCAGATCGATGGTCGCCTCGGCTCGCGCCCCCTGCGCGAGGACGGCCGTACCGGTGGTGTTCGCAGTTGTCATCGCGTATCAGTCTCCCAGACGGCCGCCGCTGCCCCGTGAACGGCCCGCGGGGCACGGCCGTGGACCTGCGAGGACGCGCGGCGCGGGCGCCCGGGTTCCCGTGCGGGAGGATCAGCCGGGCTGCCCCAGGACCGCCCGCCAGGCCCACCGCAGCGAGGCCGCCACCTCCATCGCCGTCACCGGGGCGTCGCCACGGGCCGCCCGCCGCCCCGCCAGCCCGTGCAGGTACGCCGCCGCCGAGGCCGCGTCGAACGCCCCGAGGCCCGCCGCCAGCAGCGACCCGGCCAGCCCGGAGAGCACGTCCCCGCTGCCGGCCGTGCCCAGCCAGGGCGTCCCGGTCGCATTGACCCGGGCCGCCCCCGACCGGTCGGCCACCACCGTGGTCGAGCCCTTGAGCAGCACCGTCGCCCCGTAGGCCGCCGCCAGCCGCCGGGCGGTCGCCAGCCGGGCCGCCGCGAGCTCCGCCGCCGGCGGCAGGGCGCCGCCGTCCACCCCCGCGAGCAGCCGCGCGGCCTCCCCGGTGTGCGGGGTGAGCAGCACCGGCGCCGTCCGCCCGGCCAGCGCGGCCGGGCCGCGCCGGGCGAGCTCGGTCAGCCCGTCCGCGTCCACCAGCACCGGGACGTCGGCCGCCAGCACCTCGGTCAGCACCGGCCCGACCCCGTCCCCGCCGCCCGGCCCGGCGACCCAGGCCTGCACCCGCCCGGCCCCGGCCGGGCCGCCCGCCGTCACCAGCGCCTCCGGGAACCGCCGCACCACCTCCTCGGCCGCCGTCCCCGCGTACCGCACGGCGCCGGCCCCGCCGCGCAGCGCACCCGCCACCGACAGCACCGCCGCCCCGGGGTAGCGGGCCGAGCCGGCCGCGATGCCGAGCACCCCGCGCCGGT
Proteins encoded:
- the alr gene encoding alanine racemase; the protein is MTTANTTGTAVLAQGARAEATIDLGALRGNLDALRARTDGPALMAVVKADAYGHGAVRCAREAVAAGVGWLGTAMPEEALALRAAGIGPEQARVLCWLWTPGGPWQQALRAQIDVSVSGRWALDELLAAVRACGVPGRVHLKADTGLGRNGCQPHDWPDLVAAALRAQAEGLIEVVGLWSHLAAADEPGHPSIQAQLDSFEAALAHAERAGVRPEVRHLANSPATLLLPQSHYDLVRTGLAMYGLSPVPEVGNPADFGLRPVMSLTARLALVKTVPGGHGVSYGHHYTTPGPTTLGLVPVGYADGIPRHASGTGPMLIGGKWRTVAGRVAMDQFVVDLGGDTPPVGEEVLLFGTGEHGEPTAEDWGRACGTLSYEIITRIGARVPRRYVGSTTT
- a CDS encoding NAD(P)H-hydrate dehydratase; translated protein: MRHAHTVEQVRAAEADLMARLPEGTLMQRAAAGLATTCAQLLPRVYGSRVLVLAGSGDNGGDALYAGARLARRGARVRAVLLSPERVHAGALAALRAAGGRVTEDRTEFERADLVLDGIVGIGGRGGLRPEAQPYAQAERRGPVVAVDVPSGVDADTGEVAGVALRADVTVCFGTHKPGLLIDPGASYAGVVHLVDIGLVLPGAPVTALQHADLAALLPRPTAESDKYRRGVLGIAAGSARYPGAAVLSVAGALRGGAGAVRYAGTAAEEVVRRFPEALVTAGGPAGAGRVQAWVAGPGGGDGVGPVLTEVLAADVPVLVDADGLTELARRGPAALAGRTAPVLLTPHTGEAARLLAGVDGGALPPAAELAAARLATARRLAAAYGATVLLKGSTTVVADRSGAARVNATGTPWLGTAGSGDVLSGLAGSLLAAGLGAFDAASAAAYLHGLAGRRAARGDAPVTAMEVAASLRWAWRAVLGQPG